The Streptococcus marmotae genome contains the following window.
GAGTTAGTCCACCAAATGCCAGATACTTGCTTATGAGAAACTGTTGATTTTCTTTAGCTTCTTGGCTTCTTTCAATTTGTTCTGACAGCCGGTCAGCCACTCCTAAATTTTTTAAAATCTCATAAGCAGATAAATATTCTTTTAATTTTCCGGAAAATTCCCCTGTGCGAACGGATAATGCAGCATATCCATCGCTGATTTTTTTCCCAAACTTTCCACTTATGGAAAATAGCATAACAGTTGAAAACATAGCAAAAATAACAAATTTCCAACTAATCAAACCTAAAAATACCAAGGAAATGACCGACAAGACTACAGAACTAACAAAACCTGTTATCGGCTCCAATAAATAGACGGATACGACCTCTAATTGGTAAGTATAGATTGCCATGTGGTCGCCTATTTCTTTTTGATAAAACTTCTCAAATGGCATCCGCTCAATGTTCTTACTAATACTGTTCCCCAGATATAATTTCCACTTTCGAGTTAACTTGGCATTGACAATTTTTAATATGGCTCTCAATATTTCAACAACAACTAAGCAAACAACAAGCCAAATAAGATTGAACCAAACTTGACCAGTTCCAGCCAACACCTCATTCAAAATATCTGTCCTTGCATAGACGGTATATACTGCTCCAACTGAGACAATAAAGGTTAAAAAAGCTGATAATGACAAATTAAACTTATCAATTGAAAGAATCTCAACTATTTTCTTCGGCATCCTATACAACCTCACTTTTCCCACTTAATATCGTTTCTTTGCCCGTTATTACACCGTAGAACGGCAAATAATCCTTTTAAAAGTATATCATAAAATTATATTCTCTATACCAAAAGTGGTGCATTATAGCACGCCGTACACATGAAAACTTTCTCTTCATCCTTTTGGGCCCTGACATCAATTTTGAAAAGATAGCTTTTTAAATCAATCATCGTAGTCACCTCATAATATAGTATACCACTTTGATTGATTTTGTCATGATGAATCTAGTTTTCTGAAATCAAAAGTTTCTTCATGCGTTTGACGTGCTTAGCATGATAAACGTTTTTTCATCAGTCGTGTTCGTATAAAGTCAAACCACCATTTTAGGGCTTCATTCTGATGGAACACAAGCAACAAAATCCGTAACCACTGTCCCAAGGGCAACTGAACAATGCAGGCGATACTTCTTACTTTTACGAAAGACAGACTTTCCTATTTTTATGGACTGACAAGAAAATGATGATTCCTTTGGTTCGGTCATAGACATTCCTTCTTTTGATTAGGAGTTGCATAAAGTTAGACTTGCTGTCACTCTTTTCCTCATCATAAAAAGAAGGTTTGATTTTGGTATCACAGAAAAGAAGGCAAAAAAATACCTATAAAATATGGATAATAAACTGATATTTCCTCATAGACTATTCATTAAAAATCTTAAGAACTCTTCTGATATCCAAAAGCATCTCAGAGAGATATAATTGTAGCGTTGCTTGTCTAAAGAAAGTAAAAACGCTACTCAGCAACTACTCACATTTATTGAAAACCGGATTAACCACTATCCAAAGAAGATGGTGAGTTACAAATCTCCTAGAGAATTTTTACTCGCTGACTAACTTGAAGTTGAAATTTAGCTTTCACAACACTCTCCAGTTTTTAACCTCGTTATTAAGAGTGAAAATTTTCAAGAGTTTTACCGCTTATCTTACAAAAAATAACAAAAGACGATAAAGCAACTGCTCTATCGCCAAATAGATTAACTACATCATTACCTTTGGTGGTTCTATCGGTTTGGGAATCGGAATCGGTTTACGAAATTTTGGTTTGGAAGGAGACTTGCAAATACAATGACAATTCCCGACATTTTCAAGTTCTCCTCCTGTAACATGAGTCAACTGACTCACGGTAAGTTCTTTCATCATAAATGATACCTCTTAATAATATCTATTTTTTACATAAAAATTAAGATTAAATAATTCACCACAGAAAAAACAACTAACAAACTATTGTTAAGAAGATGAACAGCAATTGAATCGACAATATTACCTCGACGGGCATAAGCTAGATAAAATATCGCTCCAAGAGCAAAATAGGTAACAAATTCAATCGGATAGACAACATGTAGGATAGCAAATATAGCAGAGCTAACAAGCAACTTCAGCCATTTATGATGTTCCTTAAAGAAATAGTGACTGAAAAAACCTCTAAATATCAATTCTTCCATAATAGGGGCAAAGACACCAATTGCAATATGAAAGGCTATGAAATACAGCGGAAACATCTTCATCACCTGTTCATTTGTTGCAAGCAAGGCCGCATCATTCGCAGATGTTTGATTGCCTGTAACCAGTTGAGTGAGGATTGTCCCACCGATTGCTACGACACGGGTGGCTAAGTAAAAGAGCAAGGCTATCCCAAAATCTTTCCAGCCAAATCTGTATTTTTTCTTACCCGATTTCTTTTGGTACTGTTTCCAAACTATTACGACAATGGATATGGCCACAATTAAGTACCCGATACTCGCTCCCCATCTCATCGGTTCTGCCGTTGTTTCTTGCGTCCCAATCAGCCTCATGGGAAATATATTGATGAGCAGACTGAGCATGATGAGACCGATTAACTTCATGATATTTTTAAACCGTTGCATTGATTATTCCTCCATCTTTAATCCCAAATATTTTATTCCAATTACTACCAAAGACATGTCCAGTCCAACTCCTAAACAAAATAGACTATTCAAATATCGCTCACCTGTTTTGAGGAACATCCCTTTTTTATCCGTTTCTAATGACGTGTTACTAAGAGGGAGGACCTGAGAAGAACAGCCTTTTGTTCCCATCTTATTAAAAGAAACTTCTTCTCTTACTTCCATCACTTCTTTAGAAAACTGAACAATATTTAAAGAAGTCGATACCAATCTTTGGATTTTTTGATTTGTACTCGCTATTTGATGAGAAGCTGATGTAGCGAGTTTATCAGATACTACTCTGTCTTCGGAGAACATTTGTTTCTCACTTTTCTTATCGGTATCCGACATCTCGACTATCTCTTCAGAATGTTTATCGAGCTCATTTTTGAGTTCCTCTTTTTTATCTTTATTATCATTTGGTTGCTCTGGAGCTTTGCCAAGATAAAGATAATCATAAAGTTGTTGCGGAGTCACTCCTCCACCAACCCAACCAGAAATAGGCTTGCCATTTTTTAGGTACAGTACCGTAGGTGTTCTTGGAATCCCAATTGTTTTAAAGACAAATTCTTTAGCTGTATCATTAAAATCTTACCGTCAGTATTATAATACTCCAATCGATTATCAATAATCCGATTAAATTCTTTTAAGTCTAGAGAAAATTGACGGCAATAATAGCAAGTCCCACGACCAAAGTGAGCTGATCACTATTTTACAAAATACTTCTAAATAGATTTCATATTTTTAATTATATTGCAGTATATAAAATTCAATTAAAAATAGCCAGTTCTATGCTTAACTTATTATCTTACTTTTTACTGAATCCTATCTTTATTTTGTTTCTCTTTTATCAACAATCTTTCGAGTACATATAGTCTAAGAATAAATGGTATAAGTATGCAATGTATCCCACACACCATTATGATAAACGATAGCATAGGTATAAAATAAAATATAGCGACCATTGTAGTCGTCAACAATAGTATATTTGATGCAACTTCATCTGAAGCAAATTTTATTATGTACGGAGTTAGGCGATCTAATATTACTGAATCTGGAAAAAAGATTATTTTGCACATCTTGCACCTCCAAACTAATTCTGATATTTGTTCAACCATAATTAATTTTGTAAAATTTTAATATATATAAAAGAGAGGAAAACAACTACTCATATTTTACACAAAAGAGTATTCGTCCTCATCTATTAAATCTCTATCTACTTTCTAATGTAGGAAAACGATAGCAGCTGCAGCTCCCCCTGCTGCACAAATAGCATAAATCTGTGGTGTTGGAAAAGGCACTGTTTACAAACAGAAACTTAAACCTTCAACTGCTCCACCAACTCCTGACAGGAATAAATCTGCCCCATTTTTATCTCCACCTTGGATAATAGATAATTCTTCTTGTGATAAATCACAAATTTTAAAAATAGATTTTCCATCTTAGTCCTACCTCTTTCTCTTTAAATCAATATCACATATGCATAAAATATATCCTACAGCATTGAAAACAATGAAAATATGGCTATAAAATAGAATTAACTTCGAATCCAACCCAAGAAATAGCCTAACTATAAAATAAAGAAGCAATAACATCTGAACAAATTTTGTATATTTCAAAAATTCTTTGAATCGATCTAATGTCTGTTTCAGAGTAAATTTTGTCTTAAGACTTTTATTTAAAAATAGAAAAACAACTATCTCAAATAATGAACTATATAAAGCCAACATTAATAGATTCAAATAACTAATTTTTAAGCTCATACCTAAGATTATTGTTATTAATACTGTCACAGAAATTGGAATAATAATTTTAAATTTAGCCATTGTCTGTCCTTCTACTCATTGTCTAAATCTCTGGTAAACTATTAGTTAGCTCTAATAATTGCCCAAGTTCCGGTACAATACTGAGCACCTAAAATTGCTTCCCCTAAGGTTCCAACAACAGGAAAAACACTACCAGCAGCACCTGCTGCCGTACAAACTGCTAAGACATGAACAAACTCCTCAACTCCTACTTTTTCTCCACCTTCAACAGATGTCAGTTGCTCAATATCCATACGTTTAAATTGTGAGATAATTTGTGTATTCATAATGAATACCTCTTTTTTTATTTTTAGTCTCAGGCTCAGTTCAATCCTGAAGTCTATAATACTTTAATCCCCAAGCTAGTAAGCTAGCAAGTAAGAAACTAATAAAAGCACAAATAAAGCCAATAATCTGTTGATAGGTTTCCAAAGCTGTAAAGCCACGGAAAATACCTAGGCCCCCTAAACAAATAAATAGAAGGATAAACATTATTTGAATTGTTCTAGGGCTTACCACAGGCGAAAATTTTAATTTATTTTCCTGCTCGTATTTTATCTCTCTAATAAAGTAAATATTACTTACCACATTAGCTAAAAATAGAATTCCAAATGCTACCCGAATAAACAGAGAAAGCTTTAATAATTCTCCAGAAAATATTATTACCAAAAAGAAAAAAATAGGTATTTGTCCTGTTATAAAACGCATTATTTCTAATTTTTGTCGTCTAGAAATACTTTTTTTCATGCAAACACTTCCATTCTATGCATTAAAGGTATAATTAACAAGTTAATGCCCCGCCGATACCTCCAATCACAGCCCCCACGGCTCCTGTTCCAATTTCATAAGGGCCTAAAAACACCGTTCCACCAGCTGTTGCCATATAGGCTTCACCGGCACACTTTCCAATACTTGGAGCACTTTATCCCACTTGACCCCAATTAACTTTACCACCCACTACAGTATCAAGATCATTGGAGTTCAAAGAATTAAATTGTTCTACTGTTTTTGTATTCATAATGAATACCTCTTTTTTATTTTTAGTTTCTGTCTTGTTGCAACTTTGACAAGTTTAGTATAACACGATAAAAAATATTTTATTTTTAAAATCTTCAAATGTCTTATTTTCATCATGAAATGTAGTTTTTCAAAAATTTTCAAGAGTTTAATACTTAGTGAAAATCAAAGTTAGCATTTTGGAAACTTACCTAGATGGTTTCGTCAGCAGCTAGCTATTTTTTACTATCTGTTGCATTTGCTGAAAAAACATCCTATTTGACTCACTTAGCCTGCTCTATTTTATAGCAAAAAATGACTAGTTATAGATAAAAAGGCTATTTTTAAAATTAAATGAGTATAAAGAACGAATGACAATCAAAAGGCTTGTCCGCTGGTAAAAGTTTTCAAGAGCTATTAATAGCTTATTATCTACCCGCTTACTGTCCTTCAAAACTGTTAATATCTCCAGTATATTTTCTTAAAATTTTATTGTGTCATAGTTCGTCTGATGATCTGCACCTTGAAAAATATGCTTTATCTCATTTCAGGCTACTCATGGTTTGAAAACTATAAAATCGGTCGTCTACGAAAACCAATTGAGACTGTATTTTCAAGCCTAGAACAATTTGGAATAGAAGATTTACGCTGTCGCAATTTAAGAGCACTAAAATTTAGGGTCGAAGCAATATTGCTCACCTACTCACTCATGCTTAAAACAAGTCATGGGGACTTTGGTTTGAGTTTGAGATACTCTCTAGCTTATGTATTATAATCAACTAGCACAACAGGTTAAATTTAGTAATATGCTAAAAGCTACAGTTGGAAAGTTGAGAAAATGTAATAGACAAAAGTTATTCACTATTCAAAATTAGTTATTAAATTTCATTCCTTGGATTGATATTCAACTATTTCTATTTTTTTTGTATATTCTCATGATGGATGCAGTTATCAACATAATTCCAATCCCTAAAGCAAGCAAAATCATTATGGAATTCACCACAATAGGTACTATTGTAACACGATTGATAAGACGCATTACAGATAGAGACGCCAAGAAAAGGAAAGCGTATGATTCTAGTCTAAGCAAAGACTGCATTTGATTATCAACTGCCCTTAAAAATGGTGGCAACAAAAACAAAGTGAGTATTATAAGAAATATATTAGATGTAATTTCTTCCCCATTGTTAAAAAACAAAATCATGAGCATATTTGTAACAATTATAGTAACTGCACATATAATGAAAGAACTTTTTTTTACCATTTTTCTCACCTCCAACTTTATACTCTTTACTAAACGATGTTATGTTGCAAGTCCATAGCCCATATAAGCTCCTGAAGCAGCACATGTAGCAAGATAAACTGCTCCTGCACCCCAACCAATCGGATTAGTAGCCATAACAACCGCCATTGTTGCTCCTAGGTAAACAGAACCACCAGTAAAAACACGATCCCAATTGGCTCCAGCTTCAATTGCCATCAGTTCTTCTGTAGTAAGTGATGTAAAAACACTTGAATCAAATGTAATTGTATTCATAGTGAATACCTCCTTATATAATTATTTCTATTTTGTCTTGTTGCAACCTTGACAAGTTTAGTATAGCACCTTCTTTTAAAAAATTTTCGCCATTTCCTGAACAGTCATTTAACTTTCCTAAACAGGAAAAATTTTCCGTTTGGTACTAATAACTAATCATTCAAGAATCATATTGATAAGACTACCCAATTTCTAATTTACCATTCGAGACGTTTCAATAACCATTTAAGATTTAAAGCTTCCTTGCTTAGCTGTTCATGACATAATAGACTTGTAAATGAACACGAAAGGACCTATACAAATGACATCCTACAAACGAACATTTGTCCCACAGATTGATGCTAGGGACTGTGGTGTCGCTGCGTTAGCTTCCATCGCAAAATTCTACGGTTCGAACTATTCTCTAGCCCACTTGAGAGAGTTAGCCAAAACGAATAAGGAAGGGACGACTGCTCTTGGGATTGTAAAAGCCGCTAATGAGATGGGATTTGAAACAAGGGCTATTCAAGCAGATATGACCCTTTTTGATATGGAAGATGTACCTTATCCCTTTATCGTCCATGTCAATAAGGATGGGAGACTTCAACACTACTATGTCGTCTATCAAGCAAAAAAAGACTATCTGATCATCGGTGACCCTGATCCGACAGTCAAAATCACGAAGATGACTAAGGAACGCTTTGCCTCCGAATGGACAGGGGTTGCCATTTTTCTAGCCCCTGAAGCAAGCTATAAGCCGCATAAAGATAAAAAGAATGGACTATTGAGTTTTCTTCCTTTAATTTTTAAACAGAGCTCTCTTATCTTCTATATTGTACTAGCAAGTCTCCTAGTCACTCTCATCAATATTAGCGGTTCTTACTATATTCAAGGAATTTTAGATGAATATATTCCTAATCAGATGAAGTCCACTTTAGGAATTATCTCTATTGGCTTGATTGTCACCTATATTCTCCAGCAGATAATGAGTTTCTCTCGAGACTATCTTCTCACTGTATTGAGTCAGAGACTAAGTATTGATGTCATTCTGTCTTATATCCGCCACATCTTTGAATTACCCATGTCCTTTTTTGCCACACGGCGGACAGGGGAAGTAATCTCCCGCTTTACAGATGCCAACTCCATCATTGACGCTTTAGCATCCACCATTCTATCCCTCTTTCTGGATGTCTCTATCCTCATCATCGTTGGTAGTGTCCTTCTGGTACAAAATACCAATCTTTTTTTACTATCACTGATTTCCGTCCCTATCTACATTGCCATTATTTTCATCTTTATGAAACCATTTGAAAAGATGAATCATGATGTCATGCAAAGCAATTCCATGGTCAGCTCCGCTATTATTGAAGATATTAACGGTATCGAAACCATCAAGTCATTAACTAGCGAAGAAAGGCGCTACCAGAAAATTGACAGCGAGTTCGTTGACTATCTAGATAAGTCCTTTAGATTAAGTAAGTACTCTATCCTACAAGGAACTCTAAAACAAGGAGCTCAATTAATCCTTAATACGGGTATTCTCTGGTTTGGAGCTAGATTAGTCATGGATAACTCGATTTCTATTGGTCAACTAATTACCTTCAATACACTGCTCAGCTATTTTACCCATCCTCTGGAAAATATCATCAACCTTCAAACAAAATTACAATCTGCAAAAGTAGCTAATAATCGTCTAAATGAAGTTTACTTGGTTGAATCAGAATTTAGCGATAGTCAGACACTAACAGATAGCCAATTTCTTTCTGGTGATATTCAGTTTGAAGACCTTTCCTACAAGTATGGTTTTGGTCGTGACACCTTATCAGACATCAATCTGACAATCAAAAAAGGCGACAAGGTGAGTCTCGTAGGGATTAGTGGTTCAGGAAAGACGACTTTAGCTAAAATGATTGTCAACTTCTTTGAACCCTACAAAGGACGCATCACCATTAACAATAACGACCTCAAAATGGTGGATAAAAAAGTATTGCGAAAACATATCAACTACCTCCCTCAACAAGCCTATATCTTTAGCGGTTCTGTTTTAGAGAATTTGACCTTGGGTGCTAATCAGATGATTCGTCAAGAAGATATTTTAAGGGCTTGTGAAATTGCAGAGATCCGCCATGACATCGAACAGATGCCTATGGGCTATCAAACAGAACTCTCTGACGGAGCAGGTCTGTCCGGTGGTCAAAAACAACGGATTGCCCTAGCCAGGGCTCTTCTCACCAAAGCTTCTGTTCTCATACTCGATGAAGCGACAAGCGGTCTTGATGTCCTGACAGAAAAAAAGGTGATTGATAACCTGATGACGATGACTGATAAAACCATTATTTTTGTAGCTCATCGACTTAGCATTTCTGAGCGAACCAATCAGGTCATTGTCCTTGACCAAGGAAAAATTATTGAGACTGGCTCTCATCAGGAACTAATGGCTAAGCAAGGCTTCTACCATCATTTATTTAGTAAGTAAGGAGATGCTCCATGAATCCAAATCTGTTTAAAAGCGCTGAATTTTATCAACGACGTTACCACAACTTTGCGACACTCCTGATTATTCCTTTAATCTTGTTCGTTAGCTTTCTAGTAATTTTTTCGCTATTTGCCAAGAAGGAAGTCACTGTCACCTCACGAGGAGAAATTACTCCAACAAAGATTATCGCTTCCATTCAATCAACCAGCAATAACACCATTCTTACCAATAACCTAGTAAATAATCAGCTAGTCAAAAAAGATGAGGTCATCATCAAATACTCTGAAACCATGGAAAGCTCTCAAAAGCAGGCTATAGAAACGCAATTAGCCCTCCTTCAGCGACAAAAAACTGGACTTGAAACTCTCAAATCCAGTTTAGAGCAGGGTACAAATCTTTTTTCAGGAGATGATGAATTTGGCTATGTCAATACGTTTCATAACTTTATCACACAATCACAAGATATCGAACTTGGTATCTCGAAAGTCAATACGGAAGTGAACAACCAAGCCGCTATCGCTAGTAATACTGTCGCAGCAATCGACAATCAGATCAACGCAATCCATCAGCAAATCTCCGAATATGAAGAGCTTCGCCAAGCAATTATCAGTCAAGCTCCCAGCTTATCAGTAGGCAATCCTCACCAAGCTACTCTGAATACTTACTTGTCTCAAGCCCAAAATCCAGCTACAGTAGATCAGTACATCTCACAAATCAATCAAAGTATTTCTAGTCTTGAAAATTCCATTGCTAGTCTCACTATCCAACGTGCAGGTACTGGAAGTATCTCTACTTATGATACTAGTTTGGGAACAAAAATCGAAGTTCTCCGAACTCAGTTCCTACAAACAGCTTCTCAGCAGCTCACAACTGTCGAAAATCAAATCACCGATCTAAAATCTCAGCTTGAACAAGCAACTGTTCGATTGGATAGCAATACCATCAAAGCTCCAGAAACGGGAATTATCCATTTCAATAGTGAATTTGAAGGCAAGAACCTTATTCCAAACGGCAGTGAAATCGCTCAAATTTATCCAAATATTAGTGAAACAAGAGAAGTTCTCATTAGCTACTATGTTCCTTCAGAATATGTCTCATTGCTTGAAAAAAATCAGATCGTTCGTCTCAACCTTGAGAAAATAGGGAATCAAGCAATCACTATTATTGGAAATATCCAATCCATTGATAAGACTGCTACCAAAACAGAACAAGGAAATCTCTTTAAGATTACAGCATTAGCGAAACTTCCTGATAAGGGTAGTACACTTATCCAATACGGCTTGCAAGGACGTGTGACCAGCGTTATTGACAAAAAAACTTACTTTGATTACTATAAGGATAAAATCTTACATCATTCTCAATAAATTCGCCATTCAGGAAATTTCAAAGTCTATTCCAGAAATAGCCACACAATTGATACAATTTTGATTATAATAAAATAAAAATTATATAAAGGAGGTCCTAAAATGGACAAGAAACAAACACTAACACAATTTCCTGAGCTAACCTGTTCTGAACTTCATCACATCTCTGGTGGGAATTGGTGGACGGATGTTTTAAATAGATTTAAACAAATATCCGAAATAAAATTAACTGGAGATATTAACAAACATCAGCTAGGATAAAGTACATTGAAAAGGCATAGAGATTACCCTATGCTTTTTCAATTTATAGCTTACTCAAGACCGATTTCTAAAATTTGGCAAAAAGTGTAATCCTGACTGGTCGTATTAAGGGAGGTGAGGGGATAATGTTCGAGTATTTTCATCACATTATATAGTCCAACTCCTCTATTACTACCTTTTGAACTGGTTCCAAAAGAATAGATTTCTGAGGTATCAATCACTTCTTCTTTCATGGAATTTTCAATAATCAACATCTGTTTATCATCGACCTGCAATAAGGCAATATTAATCTTAGGCACAGTAGTGCCTATTGCTGCATCAATAGCATTATCTAACAATATCGAAGCAATGGTGATAAAATCAACCAACTCCATGCCTCTTGGCTCAAAAACTTCAGGGACCTCTAGAGTGACTGATATGTTATTCTCACTAGCCTGCATAAACTTTGCCGCTAACAGACTTTTTAAGGCTGAGTTTGGAATATTCATCAAGCGACCAATATCATATTTCGGATTCCGCAATCTTTTATGAGAGTCCTTTAATACAGTTTCATAAATTTCCTTGATTTGAGAAATATTATCATCTTCAATACTTAACCGCAAGGTCGTCAACAGATTTGCATAATCGTGTCGAAATCCTCTCACCTCTCGATAAAGCTCTTCGACATGATGACTGTAATTTTCCATATTACTCAGCTGTAAGGTTTGTTGGAGTTGCAATTTCTTTTGCAATTTTTCTCTTACATGCCTATCTAATTGCTTGATAAGGCCCATAAAAATAATTAGATAAACTACTAAAATCAACCTACGATAATCAATAGTCATTATTCCTTCATCATACTCTAAATAGGTTAAAAATTGCATCAAGACATAATAAATAACCATAGCCCAATTTGTGCGGTAGAGCACTCGCTGATCTTTCAAGTCAATCAGACTGGTTTGTAATTTTATAAAATCATACTGTGACCATTTTAGAAAAAGAAAGACAAACACTAGACTTAGTAAAGCACTAAAATAATAAAGACTATCATTTAATGATGAAATCTTTCCTTGCTCCAACAAGGATAAAATAAAGTAAGAATTAATACGATGAAAGAGATTCCACAAAGTAAGCGGAAAAAGACCGTAGAAGATAAGCAATGTTTTAGGCAGTGGCTTCAAAAACACAAAAGATAGTAATAAACAATATAGTGGTAAGTCTAAATAATACAATAAATTATTTGGCATCACCTGCTTCACAGTTGCTAAGATTACTGCTATTAAGACGCGAAGAGCCAGTGCTATGAAAATAGATCGTGAAGAAAATCGGATACGATTGATAGCGAAAAATAAGACGATGACTAAACCATTAGATAGAATAGCTTCGATAAAGTACGGAATAATCTTCATAAATCCTCCTCAATTAATGTAGCTGCTCAATCGATGACAAGGTCCCCTCCATCTTTTGTCGTGCAATCAAACAACTTGCTCCATTAGGAAAATAGAGAAGTTTAGCTTGCCTGTCCACTTTAACAACATTCTTAGGATTGATAGCAAATGAACGATGACATTGTACTAATCTCTTCTCCTGTTTTAGAATATCTGATAAGCTCGCGGTAAATTCCATTCGGTCAGTCTTGGTATAGAGAATAACTCGATGAGGAAGTGGAGAAGTCTCTATATAATAGACGTCTTCAAAAGGATATTGAACCTGAGCATATTTCGATTTGAAATAAAAGGAATCATCAGCTATTGTTTTACCCTCCTTACTTTTTGCATAGAGTAGAGCTGCTTCAATGCGAGATTCAAATTCACTAGCAGATAATTCTTTATCGATATAATCCAATGCCGATACTTGATAACG
Protein-coding sequences here:
- a CDS encoding response regulator transcription factor, yielding MDIFVLEDDFRQQTRLEQVIETLLEKHQIEPTYFDIFGKPDQLIHSIHQRGSHQVFFLDIEIKSEELKGLQVAKQIRAIDPYAIIVFVTTHSEFMPLSFRYQVSALDYIDKELSASEFESRIEAALLYAKSKEGKTIADDSFYFKSKYAQVQYPFEDVYYIETSPLPHRVILYTKTDRMEFTASLSDILKQEKRLVQCHRSFAINPKNVVKVDRQAKLLYFPNGASCLIARQKMEGTLSSIEQLH